From the genome of Magnolia sinica isolate HGM2019 chromosome 12, MsV1, whole genome shotgun sequence:
GATCAGCAAAAAACAGGCAATTACTACAATTTTAatccttttgttgttgcataAGTGGGCCAGTGGAAGTGGATGGAAAAACATCCAACTGCGATTTGGTGGTACATCCAAATGCATCTTTAATGTACTCTTGAACGGTACTATGTGACCTAGCTTTGATGCTTGATGGCACATAAAAGCTGTAGTATAAACAGGATATCAGAGATGACAATCATGGAACAAAAAACCACATATACATGTGGCTCTTGTTGTTCAGTGTAGGATAGAAAACAGAAGCTACAGCTCTTTTTGTTCGGTGTAGCAGAGAAATGAAACCCATGTTATAGGTGCTTTGGTTATTCTACTTTACACTCTCATCTCAGAGTATCATTGCTTATGGGTGAAGTGTGGTATAAACAATTTTATGAAAACGCCTCCAAATACTGCACCACGCTGGTGCAATCAAGATGCACTGTCTAACTGAATTGCAATTACAATTCATATCTGTTGAGCCCATTCTAAAATTTAGGTTTCATGATACAGAACATTCCAATATCAGACTTTCCCATGTAGTAGTAGTAGTTGTAATCTAAGCATTGCCCCAGCTAAAAGAATCCAGTTCCGCATTCAACTCTATCAATGATACCATTAAAcacaattttttttatataaattccAACTGAACTTTGGAAGCCATCAAAATCCATTATCAAGTAAGGATTGAATAACTTATCTTAATTAGAGTTACAGAAGCTACACAATGCATTTCAATAAACTGAAGTTACTAAATATTAATGTCTTCAATGAAGAGTTTTTGGTGCCCAAACGATCTTCATGTGAGGATTTTGAACTCAACAGAAGTATCCAGCCCTCTGGTTTATGACCATGAACCTTATTTACCAGAAGGGTAAAGTGAGTAGCAACTTAAACAATATCAAAAGTAGAAGATTCATGTAACTCTATACTATACAACtgcagaaggaaagaaagaaaagatgtaAATAGAaccaaaaaacaaatttcactgaaataatCTAAAGTCATTATGGAGAGGATAAAGACATCCAGTCATTATGGAGAGGAAAAGATCATATgagttattatttttatttcttatcaatttttcagaaattttcctttttaagaaaaaatagaCAAAACAATACCATTGACGGTACCACTAACAAATTTTGGCCAAGTTCTTTTCAACTGACAGTTGGTTTCACGAACTGTGACTCACCTGATGTTTGGGCCATGAAAATTAAGTCATGGGGCCACCTGATAGACAGCCTGGATCACACACACGTTCCATGCTGTTGTGCAGAGGGGCTGAATTTATACACTTGTTTGGGGTTAGCAAATGCCAAAATAAACAAACTTGTCATTGTTCTGGGCACTAGAACCTTGTAATGATTCAAAAAAGCTTCAACAGGTCCCCATTATACCTCTGGTATTAGTGCTGCTTAATTCAGGTATTGTTTTGATGTGCCCCAAAATACAGATATATCCATTACTGCTGTACATTCAAGGTTAAGAAGAAAATAGGATCTGCACTAGAACCTTATATGATTTTTTATGGGTGTTTGTGTGAAGAGAATACAATATGTTGGGATTCTGGAGATAAGGTGCCCAATACAACAAGATCACCTAAAACATTTCCATGAAAATCCTCGGAGTAtcacctttttatttttattttttaaaggaatgaATTCCTTTGCTGACTAGGTACTTACAAGAACTTATATACCAAGTGACACAAGCATGAAGCAGAGTGATATATCGGCAAACACCTGCACTATATTTTGATTTGAATTGATTAGAGATAAATCAAACAGCATATACATTACAGCAATCCATCATCACAAAACAAAGATAAGTTCTGCCATTTCAGAAGAATCAACATCTATCCACAGAGCTTTCTTGGGAAGCGATGAGAACCGCTTACTtgaccatcctttttttttttatatacgatCGGCGCTTACTTAGCCATCATTACAGCGCTATATTTGAGTCCTCTGTTCCCGAGACACTGCCTTCTCCAGTGGGTAGGTAAAAactgattgaaaaaaaaaaaaaaaactcagtgcTTATAGACACAGTAACAGTTGGAAAAACAAGGCATTGTCTTGAGAAGATATGATCTTTAGTAAATTAGGATTTAATGACTTCCACCATCCATGGTTGGTCCTAATCCAATAGACTGGATCCAATAATCCACGTGGCCCAATGGCCCAAACATGAAACACCCATCTACTTAACTGCTCTCTTCATTGATTACTTGCAAAAAATTCACAGTGATTAACATATAGCCAGTAATTTAACATACTTAATCTGTAACCTCTTCAAACATAGATAATATTAACTTAATAATAGGGGATATGTCATAGCCAACGATATAAAAATATTAACTTAGAATTCAACCCGTTTAAAAACCATTTTCCCCTTGAAAAATAGAAGAGGAATTCTCACCTTTAACTGGTTGTAGGTTAGCGTAACACACACTGTAAAATGTGCCAACCTAGCACATTTTTGTGAGATCTCTACcttgcataaggtgggccctccCAGGAAGATCACCATGAATACAAATTAGGCAGGTCTACTCATCAGGCAGCCCTCGTGCGTTTGTTAAATCAAATAGCTGGCATGTTCGGTTGAATAAACAATCCATTCATATCATACAGGAGTGTATATATAGAGAATTTCAACTCCACCTGAAGCaattaaaaaatacattaagAACGTACTGCTTCCAAACCATAAAGAAACATTGGATaggaaaagagaattttatccaaaTACCATAAAGGAAGCAGAATCCTACTTGTGGCACTAAACCCATGTAATGCCACAAGTAGAAAACCACTTGGATACAATAAATAAACCCAAGTGTGCTAGACCAGAGCTTTCCATCCAATGGACGAAGACAAAGTGCAAAACTTACAAATGGGAAGACATTCAAAGTAGGAGGCCTGATTCCTGAGTTCTCTGCATACATGAAAATATTGAtcagaagaagaagggaaaaaaaaaaaaaaaacagtaagaaGTGTACATTCATGGTCAGCTCTCTACCAAAAtattataatcatcatcatcatcattgaagccttatcccaattaattggggtcagatacatgaatcctgttccaccattcctCTCTACCAAAGGCCATAACTTCATAAgagattgagaaaaaaaaaaatgttgtccAAAAGAAATAGAATCCTATAGTAACTAGAATGAACAGGAACAACCACTGAGAGGTCACAAACAATAACTTATCAGAGGTTCTTCAGTCCATTCGCAACTTCATAAATCTCGACATGGAATGACCAGTAAAATGATCAGTAATCCTATCTGCTTGATTGGGTGGTTGGGTCCTGGAGAAGAAGAGATTCACATTGCTAGCATAGCTACTCAGTTTGAGAAAAACCCATTCATATCTGAACAATAAATGCACCTTGGAGTTCTACGCCCCAATCTGCTCGTTCAATCTTCCACAAAAAGACCTAATCATCTCCAACCCCTGTTGCCACCAATGCAGCATCTATTGGACTGCGTGCAACTGTGTACAGTtaatgagtggagagagagagagagagagaggagccgcacgggggggggggggggggggaatgaaGAAACGGGTAAACAGTTACAACGTTATTTCAGTGAAACCCTCAttaaaaaatctttgaaagaggAAAAAGCAACTAGGCTGCATGGTGGGTCATTAAGTTGTGAGACAAGGACATGTAAAAGTCTGTTTTTGCATAATATGGTAATAGAACAGTTTGCAAAATTGCCCTTTCGGCCCCTCCCCTTGCCTCCTCTCAATGAATCAGAAAATTTAGGAATGGAAAATGGATCTAAATCCATTTGTGTGGAAGTCCAATCCATAGGtttctttctctattttgatGGTATCATTTAGTCATCCAAAGTTATGTCTATGGTTCGAGGGTCAAACAATGTCAGAACAACGTGAAAATGGACAGttgtttaaatattttcaaatcataatcatcatcaatcAGCTAGAGAGGTTTGCAGCATAAGCCACTGCAAGTATGCAATGGATAAAATGTCACCCATGCTTGCAGCTTTCAGAACACTAATAGATGTGAAGCCTATGAGTTCATCAAATAGGCCACAGCTGCAAAAACTAATAAATGATTAAGAGATTAGAAAGCCTGTGTATGTATTGCATGTGTCGCCCACCTACTTATCATATTTGTTGCACACTTCATTCTCATCCCAGTCAACCTTCAAGTCACTAACACCAGCAAGAAGCCTGTCGTTGTTGTAAACATGGTCCTCGTCATCGTTGGATGTGTGGTGAATCATTATCCAAGTGGTTGTCCACCACCTTTTATGCATATTTTGCCCATGCCTGCCTCTCTTATTCAATGCCAACATTCGCCAATGGTATGCATGCGTAGTGTCGTAGTGGACTTCAAGAGGCTCTTTTGGGCTTTTAAGTCAATTTAGATGTGGTCCAAATGTTGCATGTTGAGGTTGGAAGAGAAGCAGATCAGGCCATGGATTACTATCCTAATTTAGCCTAACGTCCCCAAAATACATGAACTCTGACCTTGTTTTTGTAGGACGCACACAAACTACTGAAGAGAAATGTGAAGGCAATTCATGCAAGTAGGATTAGAATCCTACTCGCAGTCAAACagatttttactttttttttttaagaaagaacGAAAGAAATGACTAAATTCCATAACCAttcaatcaaaatctaaagagaATCCCAAAAGAACATAGACAACTTCAGCActataattaaaatttaaactaatttaaaatttaaactaattGTATGTCAAATGAGCCCAATTCCACAAGATTTACAGGAGAAGCAAAATGGGGCTTGTACAGGTAACTGGaatttaaaaacagaaaaagaaaaagaacccaGTGCCTTCGGATGAATTTGGATCACACccaattaaaagataaaatgtagtaaaaatgaaaataacatCACAAACTCGAAATCTAATATCAACCGCAAATCAGTCTTCAAGACATCATAGTAAAGTTCATCGTATTGCTGCTAATTTACATATTTCACCAAGAAAATACTGTCCCATTATACTGTTTTTTAAGAATAacgaaaatttattaaaaagaatTGCAAATTTCTTAAATTTAGTCAAGAGGTGGCTATGGGCATGGTAACCCAATGGCAAACGAGACCAGCCTGAAATGGGCTAGGCATGGGtttgtcttcttttcttttcttttttttttcaacagaaacttttttttaattaacaaacTTGTAACAAGACTGCTACATTCCGGCATGATCCCATTAAAAACTTGGGATGTTGCCTATCATATGAGCCCATTTACAAAATACCTCCCCTAGCAGAAAAAGAAATTCAGCCCAAATCAATCCAATCTTTGGCATATTTTCTGTACCGTTGTTGTCTAATTTTCTTGAATGGCTGTTTGTAGGACTCTGATAAAAGGGTCAGGATCTCCAAACTTAGTAGCACTTTGTTGGGTGTCCCtaaattaatgcaggggcattttcacactgggctcgagtggggtcgtctgttggatgcaggggcacactcggggtgggtgacccatgcgatttggggtccacgggagaggtctcgtgttcgagactccttaccaggggtgagtaatgtgcatttcacaccgggctcgagtggagtagcccgcgggatgcggggacacactcgaggtgggcggcccatgtgatttggggcccacgaagggggttcggccgaggtcctaacccatgagatgtggggcctgggctatgagataaagggattaattcgccatactctaacagttcgagcttttagagcaagtggttaattgtcctgcatcaaattggtatcaaagcgggaggtctcgtgttcgagactcctcaccgggggtgattaatgcaggggcattttcacactgggctcgagtggggtcgtctgctggatgcaggggcacactcggggtgggtgacccatgcgatttggggtccacgggggaggtctcgtgttcgagactccttaccagagGTGagtaatgtgcatttcacaccgggctcgagtggagtagcccgtgggatgcggggacacactcgagatgggcggcccatgtgatttggggcccacgaagggggttcggccgaggtcctaacccatgagatgtggggcctgggctatgagataaagggattaattcgccatactctaacagttcgagcttttagagcaagtggttaattgtcctgcatcataaatGCCTCAGCCTTTGAAGTTCCAAGCATCAATGCCTCATGTTTCGGGCTGGATATATAATAAAGAGGAGTCGAGATCTCAAACAAGTATAACCAAATATCAACCATTTAGAATTGTTGGCATTGCACAGGTGCCTTGAAATGAGCACCAAAAGGACCTCCACTGTAACGTGGAGCCTGTGCATGGTGATTAGGAATGTTGATTTCCATTTGTGCCATCATCTGGATGGACAATAGCCCAAATTTTCATCAAGGCTATCTGATTATGGCAGAAGTCTGATAAGGTTAACATCAATgggaaaaaccaaaaaacaaaaaaacaaaaaaaacaaaaaaaaacaaaaaaaaaaaaaaaaaaacagcaacggCCCACATTCAAATAaatctcagaaaaaaaaaatatattttttcaggatTGTCAAAtcactgatttttatttttttttgtgatggcacatccacgtggtggcccaccagagctaCCAGATTAACCATCCCCATCACCATACACATTCCCACTTGTATTGTGTGGATCACTCTTCATAACAGTTTCAACTGTACTACAAGTGAATGTGGAAATCaaaaaataatatgaaaagaCAAGCAAGCGACCTTATCACCAGTTCACTGTGGGGTTTTCCTTTCAACATCCAGTCTTCTGCAGATCCGAGCCCATGAAGATCGCCTCCTTGAATGACATAGTTCTTTATTACAAAATGAAATGGCATCCCCTTGAAGTATCCCTTTTGACtgcaaaaaaaaaacagaacgaTCACCTCCTTGAATTACATAGTTCTTTATTACAAAATGAAATGGCATCCCCTTGAAGTATCCCTTTTGACTGCAAAAAaacagagctctctctctctctctctctctctctctctctctcgaatgGCAGAAAAACGTATTATTAAAGCCATTAAAAAACACAAATTTGTTAAAACTTAAAACCAAAATGAACGAAAAAGCTAAAAAGGAAGGCAAGGTTGATAAGAGCATTCCATAAAAAAAAGGAATAGAAGCCAACAATCCAGTGATACTGAAGATCATGTCCTGAACCTCAAAACTTTATGAAATCTTCTCTTACACCAAGGTTTAGAAACTCTAAAACTTGATTGGAAGGCCTATGACTCTGTCAAGAAACCCGGTCAAGTTTTTTTGTTTAATCTTGAATACCAAGATAAGAAATTTTTATTCAAAAGTATTATAATGTATAAATATTGTGGAGTCTTGGCAAGTTGAGCTTTGTCAAGTTTTGTCAAGTgctataatatataaatattgcAACCACTCAATAAATAGGAAATCAGAGGCctacatgccatccattcatccGATAATGTACAATGATGGTTCTCCTAGTTACAACATGCTATAAATACGGGGGTGAAAGGCAGCCCCTTTCAACAAAACAGAGCATAAGCCTCTCCGCCTCACCAGACTTCCCTTCTAACTTCAATTGCTCACTTACTTTCCTACATAGTTTCATGTCTGGGATCAAATTCCGCTGAAACATTCGACAAGCCACTTTATAAGATGATGAAGGAATCCCTCTACTCAGATAACTCTCCATAAGCATGTGGCATGTATCGGCATCAACTTTCGAAGCGGTCCTCAAGACCTTTCCTAAGAGCTTATAGGCCTCCTCCAGCTTCCCAAATCTACAAAGCTTCTCAATAACCTGATTATATGCGGTCCTAAACTCCTGCCTCAATAGCATCTTCTCTAACAGCTTTAATAACTCTTCCACTCTACCATTCTCGCAATACCGATGTATGACGGTCCTATATGTCACAGGTGTGGGGACCACACCCTTCTTAAGCATTTTGTTTGTAAGCTCGGTCGCCTCTTCTAATCTACCTTTCTTTCCCAGTGCATCGATCACAGTCGTGTATGTTACAACATCCGGGTGTCGGTTACTTAGATACATGTCGTCTAATAACGAGAGTGCAGACTCCAAGTCACCTTCACAACAGAACCCATGAATTAAAGTGGTGAAATTCACCACATTAATGGCACAGCCCTTGCTCAAACACTCCTCCATAAATGTCTTGGCGTGGCCCGCCTTCCCCTCCCGGCAGAGTGCATGAATTAGCAAATTGATTTCAGCTGGGGTTGGGAAAAAGCCATTTTTTATCATCTGCATGACTAAATCACAGGATTCGGCCAATTTTCCTTCCCTACGGAGCCCGTGCATCACAACACTGTACGTGATGGCATTCGGGGTCCACCACTCCTCCTCACTCGCATTTAGCATCTCTCTCGCTTCAGACGAATTCCCAATTCGGCACAGCCCATTTAACAACGCGGTGTATGATACAGTGTTCGGCTTGCAGCCGTGCTTGTACATTTGCAGGAGCATCTTTCTTGCTTGATCAATTCTCCCGATCCTACAAAACCCATTGACAACTGCACTGTAAGTCACCACATCTGGAATGCAACCCTTCAAGAACATCTCATTCACAACTTCTTTCGCTTCATCCATCCGCCCATCCTGGCAAAACGAGTGGACCACTGCACTGTACCCCACCTTATCAACCCGAAAACCCTTCTCTTTGGATTCTCGCAAGAACCCAAGAGCTTCATCTGCATGACCATGCTTTGAAAGCACATGGATCAACGTATTGTACGTAACCTGGTCCGGTAACAAACCGCTGTCTTTCAACATCTTCTCCaaaatctctctcacttctctaATCCGTTTCTCTTTGCATAAAAAAACCATGACTGTGTAGTAACTAATCTTATCAGGCAAACATCCTTTGAATGGCATTTCTTCAATCAAATCCAGAGCATCTTCAACTCGATGCACATTGCAAAGGCCCTTGATCAAGCAGTTAAACGTGACAACGTCAGGACTGATCCCGACCCGTTGCATCCGATCCAAGAACCTCAGTGCCTTCTCCAATCGATTCGCCATCACAAGAACATGCATTGCAGTGTTACAGATCGATAGGTCGGGCTCGCAGCCAGCCTTCTGCATCAAGTTCAACACCCTCATGGCACTCCTGAGCTTGCCCGCCCGGCTATACGAGACCATCACATACCCGTACGCTTCGGGCCGGCACTTGATCCCCCGGCGGGCCATCAACCGGAGGACCCGCCTTGAGCCCTGGCACAGCTTTGTCTTACTAAGGACCTCAAGCATGGCATAATACACCTCAACTGCATGCCGATACCGCCATTGCCGATCAGCCCAGTGGAAGAAATTCAATGCAACCCGCCCATCAGCCTGCAATCGGAGGACCGCACAGACTTGTTGGGGCTTGAGGCTTCTCAGTAGGTGTCGTAGTTCACCCTCGAGCTTCGGGTCCCACACATGCCGATGTTCAATTAATCTACAAATCTCTCTAACTAAAGGGTGTCTAGATTCATCATATTCATCTTCAATTGTcctaatttcttcttttttcaccTTGTTCTGATCGAACAACTCCAAAACCTTGAAATTGTCATCATCATTGTCGTCATCGACTTCTTCATTGATTTCTCCATCCGAATCCTCGTCAACATTAGAATCGTCAATTTCCCCAAATTGGGTTCCCAAATTAGGAttgaggttagggttttcaaggaaaccCAAAACCCTAGACCCCCTGCCTtcctccccttcttcttcttcttctttcccaatTTCTATGCCCCATTTCTCAACATCATCAAAACCAGATCTTTTCTGATTTTGGGAAcccaaattagggttagggtttgcaGAAAACCCCACACCCCCAAACCCCTTTCCATCTTCATCTCCGTCATCTTCTTCAATTCCTTCGAGTTCTCCACCCAATTTCCTAATGCCATCTAAATCACATCTTCCACCCGAACTAGGGTTAGGGTTACGACTTCCAGATGAGATATATGAGAAAAATATGGCATTTTTACTGCTATTTTTTGGGGCAAATAAATGATCTTTGGGGGCATTTGTAGACTTCATGTTTCTGCTATGAATGCATGTGTGGAATTGGATTAAAAGATTGGATTTCTGACATCGAAAAAGAGTTTTATGCATCTGCAGTAGAAATGGTAGATTCCAGGAAATGGAGGGTGCGAAGAGGGAAGACAGAAGAAGAGATCCAAAGCTAGGGTTCTGGGAGGCCTTGCCTTCTTTTCCAAGTGGAGCTTTCTGTGGGAGTAATAACAGAGACGAACTTCGACGCACTGGCAGAGTCAAtaaggatgatacgcaggcacttaaaaatggaagtggattggctggtgtacctcacaccagctatatagctgctgtattgacgtcagcaagttatgtgggtctgttaatgaggcatgtgttatatcctaatcgtccatccatcttgcgagctcgtcttaacgcttgaaaagaaaaataagacagatctaactatcgagtggaccacactgaaaaaagcagtggtgaattgaacgtctaccattgaaaccctttttggggtcacggaagttttggatgattatgaaatttgtttttcctcttcattcaggtctttttgaccgaacaaattggatggaaaataaacattatggtaggccataCAAATATTTTagccgtgaaaatcattatctcaactgctatttgtggtgtggtccacatgatctttggatataattaattttttcagataatgcattaaaatgatctctaaaaatagatgtagatataataaataaatcaatgttagggccatgtaactttgatctcctttgaaccgttagtacGACTCGTAGCTCGAGGAGCGACAGTGCTCTTCTTGGCCGACGCAGATTTTCTGCAAAAGCCTTTTAcaagaagttcctgcacaaggatgctaggtggggctaccactatgtttgtgggaaatatactccgttcatctaATTggcaagttcattttaggacaagtgaccaaaaatgagatggattgaaactaaagtgggccacacaggagGGAAatttggagaaagaaatacttattgttaaaatcttcttgagctccaccttgatttttatatgccatccaaactgtttagcctgaaaaaaaaaaagtttttaccgtgataagaatgtttcaactgttTTCATTGAATTCTCACTGTTTTCTCTCGCGTGGcgcacttgagtcttggatacacgtcattttttttttcgcttgtcctaaaatgagcttgcaaaataaaTGAATGTAGTGTAATTCTCACAAacatggtggtggccccacccaacatccttgcaaAGGAACTTCTTACAAAAGGCTTTCCTAGGAAATCTAGGTCccttcttcgcacgacacgtacggACCTGCCCCTGTctgtctctagccccgaacaggTAGTACCATGGgcagcccaccgttatgtatctgtttattcaatccgtccatcccttttcttagctcattttaaggtatgataaataaaaaattaaaaatgaggcaaatctaataatcaagtggaccacaccaaacaaataataagcttggttgcattaaatgcacaaagattgaaatgccagttgcattaaaatgcaagAGCCATCTCTGGTGTGGTTCATTAAAGCGTtgtatctttctcatttttttaattcatgccttaaaatgatatgaaaaaaggatGGATAGCTTAGATGAACAGATGCATTACGGTgagcccacccacagaactgcctgttCGGGGCTACAGACTGgcaagggtaggacgcaatccgcatcctacacatacctacagcaggtatacagctggtgtgtggttcaccagccaatccgtttcccttaaaaaaattttaaggaaaatttaTAAAACTGTGGACGCTGGATTGTGTGCGGGTGTGTTGATGGGTTTGAGGCGCGAGTAACATATTACACGTAGCCATTTAGTCAGTAACTTCACTTCCACGTTCGGTTAAACAATGTCAAGACATTAGGAGATAGAATATGAGGGTCATGTGCTTTAAAACAATTCATTAATCTATGATTGATGAATAAGAGACTGAGGTTATAATAgagagaaggtgttaggcacctcgCACACATAATTATGCGGTCTCTACTTCAT
Proteins encoded in this window:
- the LOC131220746 gene encoding pentatricopeptide repeat-containing protein At1g09900 — encoded protein: MHKTLFRCQKSNLLIQFHTCIHSRNMKSTNAPKDHLFAPKNSSKNAIFFSYISSGSRNPNPSSGGRCDLDGIRKLGGELEGIEEDDGDEDGKGFGGVGFSANPNPNLGSQNQKRSGFDDVEKWGIEIGKEEEEEGEEGRGSRVLGFLENPNLNPNLGTQFGEIDDSNVDEDSDGEINEEVDDDNDDDNFKVLELFDQNKVKKEEIRTIEDEYDESRHPLVREICRLIEHRHVWDPKLEGELRHLLRSLKPQQVCAVLRLQADGRVALNFFHWADRQWRYRHAVEVYYAMLEVLSKTKLCQGSRRVLRLMARRGIKCRPEAYGYVMVSYSRAGKLRSAMRVLNLMQKAGCEPDLSICNTAMHVLVMANRLEKALRFLDRMQRVGISPDVVTFNCLIKGLCNVHRVEDALDLIEEMPFKGCLPDKISYYTVMVFLCKEKRIREVREILEKMLKDSGLLPDQVTYNTLIHVLSKHGHADEALGFLRESKEKGFRVDKVGYSAVVHSFCQDGRMDEAKEVVNEMFLKGCIPDVVTYSAVVNGFCRIGRIDQARKMLLQMYKHGCKPNTVSYTALLNGLCRIGNSSEAREMLNASEEEWWTPNAITYSVVMHGLRREGKLAESCDLVMQMIKNGFFPTPAEINLLIHALCREGKAGHAKTFMEECLSKGCAINVVNFTTLIHGFCCEGDLESALSLLDDMYLSNRHPDVVTYTTVIDALGKKGRLEEATELTNKMLKKGVVPTPVTYRTVIHRYCENGRVEELLKLLEKMLLRQEFRTAYNQVIEKLCRFGKLEEAYKLLGKVLRTASKVDADTCHMLMESYLSRGIPSSSYKVACRMFQRNLIPDMKLCRKVSEQLKLEGKSGEAERLMLCFVERGCLSPPYL